In Rhodamnia argentea isolate NSW1041297 chromosome 4, ASM2092103v1, whole genome shotgun sequence, the following proteins share a genomic window:
- the LOC115741002 gene encoding fatty-acid-binding protein 2 produces MRNNGLSFKDLNGGLPYILPTEPFLLHSLGSHICSQISSLVDNSLHQTRCLHVPRSVALQETFYGISRVTNAIVYWFASGSASNLGQRIVGNLPASESGSCRFARLVRQISSTASNNEFVSPELFNRIASFILRHLSKETDKLRSFPMLSIAAVLVPPFGNLSSKVLDVLPGSADVRSHICPDQRPCEVENRGCSGLSVPDLYWKEHAVEPRTGIEFPMILDSILAVERNCNLTSKILVGTGSRSMKIIKIKSLKVYAFGFYIHPYSVCKKLGAKYASMPISEVNKCQTFYEDLLREDINMTVRLVVNCNGMKINTVRDAFEKSLRARLLKTNPNTDYHCLSKFGSIFPRDIPLPMGTTIDFHRTADGNLVTEIGGNKIGTVQSRELCRAFFDMYIGDLPVSEFAKEEIGKNVAGIIMRC; encoded by the exons ATGAGGAATAATGGGTTATCTTTCAAAGATTTAAATGGAGGATTGCCATATATCTTGCCGACTGAGCCCTTTCTATTGCATAGTTTAGGAAGTCATATATGTTCTCAAATTAGTTCTCTTGTGGATAACTCACTGCATCAGACAAGATGTCTGCATGTCCCCAGAAGTGTCGCACTTCAAGAAACTTTTTATGGCATCTCCAGGGTCACCAATGCTATTGTCTATTGGTTTGCAAGTGGCAGTGCTTCAAATTTGGGTCAGAGGATTGTGGGGAATTTACCTGCTTCAGAAAGTGGAAGTTGTAGATTTGCTAGGCTAGTTAGACAAATTTCTTCTACTGCATCAAATAACGAATTTGTTAGCCCTGAGCTCTTTAACAGAATTGCTAGTTTTATCCTGAGACACCTTTCCAAAGAGACAGACAAGCTCCGATCGTTTCCTATGCTCTCGATAGCTGCAGTACTTGTGCCACCATTTGGCAACTT ATCTTCCAAGGTACTTGATGTCCTTCCGGGGAGTGCTGATGTGAGAAGTCATATTTGCCCAGATCAAAGACCCTGCGAGGTCGAGAATCGAGGATGTTCCGGGCTCTCTGTTCCAGACTTATACTGGAAAGAACATGCAGTTGAACCTAGAACTGGCATCGAGTTCCCTATGATTTTGGATAGTATACTGGCTGTAGAGAGAAATTGCAATTTGACTTCAAAG ATTCTTGTAGGAACTGGATCCAGATCTATGAAAATAATCAAGATTAAGTCTTTGAAGGTGTATGCATTTGGTTTTT ATATACATCCTTACTCTGTCTGCAAGAAGCTGGGTGCAAAATATGCATCTATGCCAATCAGTGAGGTCAATAAATGCCAGACTTTTTATGAGGATCTTCTCAG GGAAGACATTAATATGACAGTGAGGCTTGTGGTTAATTGCAATGGAATGAAAATCAACACTGTGAGAGA TGCCTTTGAGAAGTCTCTTCGAGCCCGGTTATTAAAG ACAAATCCAAACACTGACTATCATTGTCTAAGTAAATTTGGATCAATCTTCCCTCGCGATATTCCATTGCCTATG GGAACAACTATTGACTTTCACCGAACAGCTGATGGAAATCTAGTAACCGAAA TTGGAGGCAACAAGATTGGAACTGTCCAGAGCAGGGAGTTGTGCA GGGCTTTCTTCGACATGTACATTGGAGATCTCCCAGTGTCTGAATTTGCAAAAGAAGAGATTGGTAAAAATGTTGCTGGTATCATAATGAGATGCTGA
- the LOC115741005 gene encoding protein OXIDATIVE STRESS 3 LIKE 2: MSVALHSNRRVGIEPPGFSIGAALPSIFDSPDLDSAGGEGGAPTPARSSSESSSIGKNSDDTGDRSSGGEDVDENEVQSSYKGPLEMMDALEEVLPMRRGISKFYDGKSKSFTSLADAPSSSVKEIVKPENAYSRRRRNILASSHVWDRSRNFPLRSNIAGISKRPLSSSKSTFALAVVMCNSESFSSTSEDSSTSSASRSPPRLPPLHPRGKGSHNQIASPRQNFSPWRSYSLTDLQQCSNRPSSVLYDSVTEKADPEELA; encoded by the exons ATGTCGGTGGCGTTGCATAGTAACAGGAGGGTTGGAATCGAGCCCCCTGGGTTCTCGATCGGCGCCGCCCTGCCCTCGATCTTCGATTCGCCGGATCTCGATTCCGCCGGCGGCGAGGGTGGGGCGCCGACGCCGGCGCGGAGCTCGTCTGAGTCGTCTTCGATCGGGAAGAACAGCGACGACACCGGGGACCGGTCGTCGGGAGGGGAGGACGTCGACGAGAACGAAGTGCAGAGCTCTTACAAGGGGCCTCTGGAGATGATGGATGCGTTGGAGGAGGTTTTACCCATGAG GAGGGGCATATCGAAGTTCTATGATGGCAAATCAAAATCTTTCACGAGCTTAGCAGATGCTCCTTCTTCGTCTGTTAAAGAGATCGTGAAACCGGAAAATGCCTACAGCAGAAGGCGCAGAAACATCCTCGCATCCAGTCACGTGTGGGACAGAAGCCGCAATTTCCCCCTTAGAAGCAACATAGCGGGGATATCTAAGAGACCGCTCAGCTCTAGCAAGAGTACATTCGCCTTGGCGGTTGTTATGTGCAACTCAGAAAGTTTTAGTTCCACAAGTGAAGACTCTAGTACGAGCTCGGCCTCACGATCTCCTCCTCGGCTTCCACCTCTTCATCCACGAGGAAAGGGTTCTCATAACCAGATAGCTTCTCCTCGACAGAATTTCTCGCCTTGGCGGTCATACTCCTTGACTGATCTGCAGCAGTGTTCTAACCGACCGAGCTCAGTCCTTTATGACTCGGTTACTGAAAAAGCTGACCCCGAGGAATTAGCTTGA
- the LOC115741001 gene encoding endoglucanase 16 — MAVPVRTLAAISVAWLVLFQVALIAVDAAFDYKNALSKSLIFLEAQRSGKLPPNHRPSWRGDSALDDGKEANVDLVGGYYDAGDNVKFGLPMAFTVTTLSWAALFYQKELQAAGELENVRSAIKWGTDYFLKASSRKNRLYVQVGDPVPDHQCWVRPENMQTARTVLKIDESTPGTEIAAETAAAMAASSMVFRRLDRAYARRLLNKAKLLFQFAKSHKGSFDGECPFYCSFSGYNDELLWAASWLYMATRRSVYLDYIKYESISSSVTEFSWDLKYAGAQVLLSELYFRGDQALENFKTQADSFICSILPDSPYHQVYLTPGGMLYLRSGANTQYVTGTSFLFDIYADTLAKHNQKVVCGDKQFDSTHLQAFAKRQMDYLLGNNPLGRSYMVGFGNNPPTQPHHRGSSVPILAPNEAVNCPMSFVKWFSPDVPNPNELTGAIMGGPDRNDLFEDKRWLSSMTEPCTYVNSLAIGSLAKLATRHA; from the exons ATGGCGGTACCTGTTAGAACATTGGCTGCCATTTCGGTGGCGTGGCTCGTCCTCTTCCAAGTTGCTCTCATCGCCGTCGACGCGGCTTTCGATTACAAAAACGCTCTCTCCAAGTCCCTCATATTCCTAGAGGCTCAGAGATCAGGAAAGCTCCCTCCAAATCACAGGCCCTCCTGGAGAGGAGATTCTGCGCTTGACGATGGAAAAGAAGCAAAT GTGGACCTTGTTGGAGGGTATTACGATGCTGGCGACAACGTAAAGTTCGGACTGCCCATGGCATTTACGGTCACCACCCTCTCTTGGGCTGCTCTATTTTATCAGAAAGAGCTTCAAGCAGCTGGGGAATTGGAGAATGTTCGCTCCGCCATCAAATGGGGCACCGATTATTTCCTCAAGGCCAGTTCTAGGAAAAATCGTTTATATGTGCAG GTCGGAGACCCAGTACCGGATCACCAGTGTTGGGTAAGACCAGAAAATATGCAGACTGCTAGGACAGTCCTGAAGATCGACGAGAGCACTCCAGGAACAGAAATTGCCGCTGAAACTGCAGCCGCAATGGCCGCTTCTTCCATGGTCTTTAGACGCTTGGACCGTGCCTACGCTCGCCGCCTCCTCAATAAAGCCAAACTG CTATTCCAATTCGCCAAGTCTCACAAAGGAAGTTTCGATGGAGAGTGCCCCTTCTACTGCTCGTTCTCCGGCTACAAT GATGAGCTTCTGTGGGCAGCATCCTGGCTATACATGGCCACGAGGAGAAGTGTGTACCTCGACTACATCAAGTATGAGTCGATCTCTTCTAGTGTCACTGAATTTAGCTGGGACCTCAAGTATGCCGGGGCACAGGTTCTTCTCTCAGAG CTGTACTTCCGAGGAGACCAGGCCTTAGAGAACTTCAAAACACAAGCTGACAGCTTTATCTGCTCAATCCTTCCTGATAGCCCCTACCACCAGGTTTACCTCACCCCAg GAGGCATGCTGTATTTGAGGAGTGGGGCAAACACGCAATATGTGACCGGAACATCGTTCTTGTTCGATATCTATGCCGATACGTTAGCCAAACACAACCAGAAAGTCGTCTGCGGAGACAAGCAGTTCGACTCCACGCACCTCCAGGCTTTCGCCAAGCGACAG ATGGATTACCTACTTGGGAATAACCCGCTAGGAAGATCGTACATGGTCGGCTTCGGCAACAACCCGCCGACCCAACCCCATCACCGAGGCTCGTCCGTGCCCATATTAGCCCCCAACGAGGCGGTGAACTGCCCCATGAGCTTCGTGAAATGGTTTTCCCCGGACGTCCCCAACCCCAACGAGCTCACCGGCGCAATCATGGGCGGGCCCGACCGCAACGACCTCTTCGAGGACAAACGCTGGTTGTCCTCCATGACTGAGCCTTGCACCTACGTCAATTCCCTCGCCATCGGCTCTCTCGCGAAGCTCGCCACGCGCCATGCATAG